A DNA window from Providencia huaxiensis contains the following coding sequences:
- a CDS encoding DDE-type integrase/transposase/recombinase produces MWQINEVVLFDNDPYRILAIEDGQVVWMQISADKGVPQARAELLLMQYLDEGRLVRTDDPYVHLDLEEPSVDSVSFQKREEDYRKILPIINSKDRFDPKVRSELVEHVVQEHKVTKATVYKLLRRYWQRGQTPNALIPDYKNSGAPGERRSATGTAKIGRAREYGKGEGTKVTPEIERLFRLTIEKHLLNQKGTKTTVAYRRFVDLFAQYFPRIPQEDYPTLRQFRYFYDREYPKAQRLKSRVKAGVYKKDVRPLSSTATSQALGPGSRYEIDATIADIYLVDHHDRQKIIGRPTLYIVIDVFSRMITGFYIGFENPSYVVAMQAFVNACSDKTAICAQHDIEISSSDWPCVGLPDVLLADRGELMSHQVEALVSSFNVRVESAPPRRGDAKGIVESTFRTLQAEFKSFAPGIVEGSRIKSHGETDYRLDASLSVFEFTQIILRTILFRNNHLVMDKYDRDADFPTDLPSIPVQLWQWGMQHRTGSLRAVEQEQLRVALLPRRKVSISSFGVNLWGLYYSGSEILREGWLQRSTDIARPQHLEAAYDPVLVDTIYLFPQVGSRVFWRCNLTERSRQFKGLSFWEVWDIQAQEKHNKANAKQDELTKRRELEAFIQQTIQKANKLTPSTTEPKSTRIKQIKTNKKEAVTSERKKRAEHLKPSSSGDEAKVIPFNAVEADDQEDYSLPTYVPELFQDPPEKDES; encoded by the coding sequence ATGTGGCAAATTAATGAGGTTGTGCTATTTGATAATGATCCGTATCGCATTTTGGCTATAGAGGATGGCCAAGTTGTCTGGATGCAAATAAGCGCTGATAAAGGAGTTCCACAAGCTAGGGCTGAGTTGTTGCTAATGCAGTATTTAGATGAAGGCCGCTTAGTTAGAACTGATGACCCTTATGTACATCTTGATTTAGAAGAGCCGTCTGTAGATTCTGTCAGCTTCCAGAAGCGCGAGGAGGATTATCGAAAAATTCTTCCTATTATTAATAGTAAGGATCGTTTCGACCCTAAAGTCAGAAGCGAACTCGTTGAGCATGTGGTCCAAGAACATAAGGTTACTAAGGCTACAGTTTATAAGTTGTTACGCCGTTACTGGCAGCGTGGTCAAACGCCTAATGCATTAATTCCTGACTACAAAAACAGCGGTGCACCAGGGGAAAGACGTTCAGCGACAGGAACAGCAAAGATTGGCCGAGCCAGAGAATATGGTAAGGGTGAAGGAACCAAGGTAACGCCCGAGATTGAACGCCTTTTTAGGTTGACCATAGAAAAGCACCTGTTAAATCAAAAAGGTACAAAGACCACCGTTGCCTATAGACGATTTGTGGACTTGTTTGCTCAGTATTTTCCTCGCATTCCCCAAGAGGATTACCCAACACTACGTCAGTTTCGTTATTTTTATGATCGAGAATACCCTAAAGCTCAGCGCTTAAAGTCTAGAGTTAAAGCAGGGGTATATAAAAAAGACGTACGACCCTTAAGTAGTACAGCCACTTCTCAGGCGTTAGGCCCTGGGAGTCGTTATGAGATTGATGCCACGATTGCTGATATTTATTTAGTGGATCATCATGATCGCCAAAAAATCATAGGAAGACCAACGCTTTACATTGTGATTGATGTGTTTAGTCGGATGATCACGGGCTTTTATATCGGCTTTGAAAATCCGTCTTATGTGGTGGCGATGCAGGCTTTTGTAAATGCTTGCTCTGACAAAACGGCCATTTGTGCCCAGCATGATATTGAGATTAGTAGCTCAGACTGGCCGTGTGTAGGTTTGCCAGATGTGTTGCTAGCGGACCGTGGCGAATTAATGAGTCATCAGGTCGAAGCCTTAGTTTCTAGTTTTAATGTGCGAGTGGAAAGTGCTCCACCTAGACGTGGCGATGCTAAAGGCATAGTGGAAAGCACTTTTAGAACACTACAAGCCGAGTTTAAGTCCTTTGCACCTGGCATTGTAGAGGGCAGTCGGATCAAAAGCCATGGTGAAACAGACTATAGGTTAGATGCATCTCTGTCGGTATTTGAGTTCACACAAATTATTTTGCGTACGATCTTATTCAGAAATAACCATCTGGTGATGGATAAATACGATCGAGATGCTGATTTTCCTACAGATTTACCGTCTATTCCTGTCCAGCTATGGCAATGGGGTATGCAGCATCGTACAGGTAGTTTAAGGGCTGTGGAGCAAGAGCAGTTGCGAGTAGCGTTACTGCCTCGCCGAAAGGTCTCTATTTCTTCATTTGGCGTTAATTTGTGGGGTTTGTATTACTCGGGGTCAGAGATTCTGCGTGAGGGTTGGTTGCAGCGGAGCACTGATATAGCTAGACCTCAACATTTAGAAGCGGCTTATGACCCAGTGCTGGTTGATACGATTTATTTGTTTCCGCAAGTTGGCAGCCGTGTATTTTGGCGCTGTAATCTGACGGAACGTAGTCGGCAGTTTAAAGGTCTCTCATTTTGGGAGGTTTGGGATATACAAGCACAAGAAAAACACAATAAAGCCAATGCGAAGCAGGATGAGTTAACTAAACGCAGGGAGCTTGAGGCGTTTATTCAGCAAACCATTCAGAAAGCGAATAAGTTAACGCCCAGTACTACTGAGCCCAAATCAACACGCATTAAGCAGATTAAAACTAATAAAAAAGAAGCCGTGACCTCGGAGCGTAAAAAACGTGCGGAGCATTTGAAGCCAAGCTCTTCAGGTGATGAGGCTAAAGTTATTCCTTTCAACGCAGTGGAAGCGGATGATCAAGAAGATTACAGCCTACCCACATACGTGCCTGAATTATTTCAGGATCCACCAGAAAAGGATGAGTCATGA
- a CDS encoding TnsA endonuclease N-terminal domain-containing protein, which yields MAKANSSFSEVQIARRIKEGRGQGHGKDYIPWLTVQEVPSSGRSHRIYSHKTGRVHHLLSDLELAVFLSLEWESSVLDIREQFPLLPSDTRQIAIDSGIKHPVIRGVDQVMSTDFLVDCKDGPFEQFAIQVKPAAALQDERTLEKLELERRYWQQKQIPWFIFTDKEINPVVKENIEWLYSVKTEEVSAELLAQLSPLAHILQEKGDENIINVCKQVDIAYDLELGKTLSEIRALTANGFIKFNIYKSFRANKCADLCISQVVNMEELRYVAN from the coding sequence ATGGCTAAAGCAAACTCTTCATTTTCTGAAGTGCAAATTGCCCGTCGTATTAAAGAGGGGCGTGGCCAAGGGCATGGTAAAGACTATATTCCATGGCTAACAGTACAAGAAGTTCCTTCTTCAGGTCGTTCCCACCGTATTTATTCTCATAAGACGGGACGAGTCCATCATTTGCTATCTGACTTAGAGCTTGCTGTTTTTCTCAGTCTTGAGTGGGAGAGCAGCGTGCTAGATATACGCGAGCAGTTCCCCTTATTACCTAGTGATACCAGGCAGATTGCAATAGATAGTGGTATTAAGCATCCTGTTATTCGTGGTGTAGATCAGGTTATGTCTACTGATTTTTTAGTGGACTGCAAAGATGGTCCTTTTGAGCAGTTTGCTATTCAAGTCAAACCTGCAGCAGCCTTACAAGACGAGCGTACCTTAGAAAAACTAGAACTAGAGCGTCGCTATTGGCAGCAAAAGCAAATTCCTTGGTTCATTTTTACTGATAAAGAAATAAATCCCGTAGTAAAAGAAAATATTGAATGGCTTTATTCAGTGAAAACAGAAGAAGTTTCTGCGGAGCTTTTAGCACAACTATCCCCATTGGCCCATATCCTGCAAGAAAAAGGAGATGAAAACATTATCAATGTCTGTAAGCAGGTTGATATTGCTTATGATTTGGAGTTAGGCAAAACATTGAGTGAGATACGAGCCTTAACCGCAAATGGTTTTATTAAGTTCAATATTTATAAGTCTTTCAGGGCAAATAAGTGTGCAGATCTCTGTATTAGCCAAGTAGTGAATATGGAGGAGTTGCGCTATGTGGCAAATTAA
- the glmS gene encoding glutamine--fructose-6-phosphate transaminase (isomerizing) — MCGIVGAVAQRDIAEILLEGLRRLEYRGYDSAGMAVVDHEGHLQRLREVGKVQMLAEEAEKNPVSGGTGIAHTRWATHGIPSERNAHPHTSGYIAVVHNGIIENYLELKDELKKLGYIFSSETDTEVIAHLVHHEQQKGGTLVEVVQRVIPQLRGAYGTVIMDSRIPELLVAARSGSPLVIGLGVGENFLASDQLALLPVTRRFIYLEEGDVAEVTRRTVHIFDKNGEAVDREQIESNVQYDAGDKGVYRHYMQKEIYEQPMAIKNTLEGRFDKDNGIDLSELGPRTSEILSQVEHIQIVACGTSYNAGMVARYWFESLAGIPCDVEIASEYRYRNPAHRKNSLMITLSQSGETADTLAALRLSKELGYLTSLAVCNVAGSSLVRESEFALMTKAGAEIGVASTKAFTTQLTVLLMLVAYMGRLKGAKPELEESISHALHALPARIESMLSQDKVIEALAEDFSDKHHALFLGRGDQFPIAVEGALKLKEISYIHAEAYAAGELKHGPLALIDADMPVIIVAPNNELLEKLKSNIEEVRARGGLLYVFADQDAGFEASENMKIVSLPHVEELIAPIFYTVPLQLLSYHVALIKGTDVDQPRNLAKSVTVE, encoded by the coding sequence ATGTGTGGAATTGTAGGTGCTGTTGCACAACGTGATATCGCAGAAATTCTGTTAGAAGGTCTTCGTCGTCTTGAGTATCGTGGTTATGACTCTGCCGGTATGGCAGTTGTTGATCACGAAGGGCATTTGCAACGCTTACGTGAAGTCGGCAAAGTGCAAATGTTAGCTGAAGAAGCGGAGAAAAACCCGGTATCGGGTGGAACGGGGATTGCACATACCCGTTGGGCAACTCATGGTATTCCAAGTGAACGTAATGCTCATCCGCATACTTCTGGTTACATTGCGGTTGTTCATAACGGCATTATTGAAAACTATTTAGAGCTCAAAGATGAGCTGAAAAAACTCGGTTATATCTTTAGTTCAGAAACTGATACCGAAGTGATTGCTCACCTTGTTCACCATGAACAACAAAAAGGTGGCACGCTGGTGGAAGTGGTTCAACGTGTTATCCCACAATTGCGCGGTGCTTACGGTACCGTGATCATGGATAGCCGTATTCCTGAATTATTAGTTGCTGCACGTTCTGGTAGCCCGTTGGTTATTGGTTTAGGTGTAGGTGAAAATTTCTTAGCATCAGACCAATTAGCGCTGTTGCCTGTGACTCGTCGCTTTATTTACCTTGAAGAAGGGGATGTTGCCGAAGTCACTCGTCGTACTGTTCATATTTTTGATAAAAATGGTGAAGCGGTCGATCGCGAACAAATTGAATCAAACGTTCAATATGATGCAGGCGATAAAGGCGTCTATCGCCATTACATGCAAAAAGAAATTTACGAACAACCAATGGCAATTAAAAACACCCTTGAAGGGCGTTTTGACAAAGACAATGGTATTGATTTAAGCGAGTTAGGCCCTCGTACGAGTGAAATTTTATCTCAAGTTGAACATATTCAAATCGTCGCATGCGGGACATCCTACAATGCGGGAATGGTTGCACGTTATTGGTTTGAGTCTTTGGCTGGTATTCCTTGTGATGTGGAAATTGCTTCTGAGTATCGCTACCGCAACCCTGCTCACCGTAAAAACAGCCTGATGATTACGTTGTCTCAATCAGGTGAAACCGCAGATACACTGGCAGCCCTGCGTTTATCAAAAGAATTAGGTTATCTGACTTCTTTAGCAGTGTGTAACGTGGCGGGCTCTTCTCTAGTACGTGAATCTGAATTTGCTTTAATGACCAAAGCAGGGGCAGAAATTGGTGTCGCATCGACTAAAGCGTTTACCACACAGTTAACGGTTTTACTGATGCTAGTTGCGTATATGGGTCGTTTGAAGGGGGCAAAACCTGAGTTAGAAGAAAGCATTTCCCATGCATTACATGCGCTTCCTGCTCGTATTGAAAGCATGTTATCGCAAGATAAAGTCATCGAAGCACTGGCTGAAGATTTCTCAGATAAACACCACGCATTGTTCTTAGGTCGTGGTGATCAATTCCCTATTGCAGTTGAAGGGGCTCTGAAATTAAAAGAGATTTCTTACATTCACGCAGAAGCGTATGCCGCGGGTGAGTTAAAGCACGGCCCATTAGCGCTAATTGATGCTGATATGCCTGTTATCATCGTTGCACCTAACAATGAACTGTTAGAAAAACTCAAATCGAACATTGAGGAAGTCCGTGCGCGTGGTGGTTTGCTGTATGTATTTGCTGACCAAGATGCAGGCTTTGAAGCGAGTGAAAACATGAAAATTGTTTCGTTGCCTCATGTTGAAGAGTTAATTGCGCCTATTTTCTACACCGTACCACTGCAATTGTTGTCTTATCACGTTGCATTGATTAAAGGCACAGACGTTGACCAGCCTCGTAACTTGGCGAAATCGGTGACAGTTGAGTAA
- the glmU gene encoding bifunctional UDP-N-acetylglucosamine diphosphorylase/glucosamine-1-phosphate N-acetyltransferase GlmU: MTVQRKSVVILAAGKGTRMYSELPKVLHLLAGKPMVQHVIDTAKSIGASDIHLVYGHGGDLLKEKLGEQNLNWVLQAEQLGTGHAMQQAAPSFQDDENIVMLYGDVPLIAKDTLDRLIEVKPEGGIGLLTVILDNPTGYGRIIRENNEVVGIIEQKDASEEQRKIQEVNTGIMVASGKDFKRWLAQLNNDNAQGEYYITDIIALAHKEGNKIATVHPKHLSEMEGVNNRLQLAALERVYQKEQAEKLLLAGVMLIDPARFDLRGTLTHGRDIIIDTNVIIEGNVTLGNNVHIQSGCILKDCVIGDNSVISPYSVIENSELSAECTVGPFARLRPGAKLAAKAHVGNFVEMKNASLGLGSKAGHLSYLGDAQIGDNVNIGAGTITCNYDGANKHKTIIGDDVFVGSDTQLVAPVSVAKGATIGAGTTVTRDVNEDELVVSRVKQMHIKNWQRPVKKK; the protein is encoded by the coding sequence ATGACTGTGCAAAGAAAAAGTGTCGTGATTTTAGCTGCCGGTAAAGGCACACGGATGTATTCAGAGCTACCTAAAGTTTTGCATTTACTTGCAGGCAAACCCATGGTTCAGCATGTTATAGATACAGCAAAATCCATTGGTGCATCAGATATTCATCTGGTATACGGACATGGCGGTGATTTACTGAAAGAAAAACTGGGTGAGCAAAACCTCAACTGGGTATTGCAGGCCGAGCAGCTCGGCACTGGCCATGCGATGCAACAAGCAGCGCCAAGCTTCCAAGACGATGAAAATATTGTCATGTTATATGGCGATGTACCGTTGATAGCGAAAGATACCTTAGATCGCCTAATTGAAGTGAAGCCAGAAGGTGGTATTGGCTTGCTGACGGTTATTTTAGATAACCCAACAGGGTATGGCCGTATCATTCGTGAAAATAATGAAGTTGTAGGTATTATTGAGCAAAAAGATGCCAGCGAAGAGCAACGTAAAATCCAAGAGGTTAACACTGGGATTATGGTTGCCAGTGGCAAAGATTTTAAACGTTGGTTGGCACAGCTGAACAACGATAACGCGCAAGGCGAATATTATATTACTGATATTATTGCATTGGCACATAAAGAAGGTAATAAAATTGCAACTGTTCACCCTAAACATTTAAGTGAAATGGAAGGGGTGAATAACCGCCTACAATTGGCTGCGTTAGAAAGGGTTTATCAGAAAGAACAAGCGGAAAAACTGTTATTAGCTGGTGTGATGTTAATTGACCCTGCACGTTTTGACTTGCGCGGAACGCTGACTCATGGGCGTGATATTATTATTGATACTAACGTGATTATTGAAGGTAATGTCACATTAGGGAATAACGTACATATTCAATCTGGCTGTATATTAAAAGACTGTGTAATCGGTGATAACTCGGTTATCAGCCCATATTCAGTGATAGAAAACTCTGAATTGTCAGCCGAATGTACGGTTGGCCCTTTTGCGCGTTTACGTCCAGGTGCTAAATTAGCGGCCAAAGCGCACGTAGGTAACTTTGTAGAAATGAAAAATGCCTCTTTAGGTTTAGGCTCTAAAGCAGGTCATTTAAGTTACCTCGGTGATGCTCAAATTGGTGATAACGTGAATATTGGCGCAGGTACTATTACCTGTAATTATGATGGTGCCAATAAACACAAAACCATTATTGGCGACGATGTATTTGTCGGGTCAGATACTCAGTTAGTTGCACCAGTTTCTGTTGCCAAAGGTGCAACAATAGGGGCTGGCACTACGGTAACACGTGATGTGAATGAAGACGAACTTGTCGTTAGCCGTGTAAAGCAAATGCATATTAAAAACTGGCAGCGTCCAGTTAAGAAAAAATAA
- a CDS encoding F0F1 ATP synthase subunit epsilon yields the protein MVAAMTYHLTVVSAEKQMFEGMVQKIQVTGSEGELGIYPQHTPLLTAIKPGMVRITKQFGEEELIYLSGGILEVQPNGVIVLADTAIRGKDLDEARAVESKRKAEEHVRKAHGDVDYAQASAELAKAIAKLRVIELTKKLM from the coding sequence ATGGTAGCTGCAATGACATACCACCTGACTGTAGTAAGTGCTGAAAAACAAATGTTTGAAGGCATGGTACAGAAAATTCAGGTGACAGGTAGTGAAGGTGAGCTGGGGATTTACCCGCAGCATACCCCGCTGCTGACTGCCATAAAACCGGGCATGGTACGTATTACCAAACAGTTTGGTGAAGAAGAGCTAATTTACCTCTCCGGTGGTATTTTAGAAGTGCAACCAAATGGTGTTATCGTACTCGCTGATACAGCGATCCGTGGTAAAGATTTAGACGAAGCTCGTGCAGTGGAATCTAAACGCAAAGCGGAAGAACACGTCCGTAAAGCTCACGGCGATGTTGATTATGCTCAGGCATCAGCAGAACTTGCAAAAGCAATAGCGAAACTTCGAGTCATCGAGTTAACTAAAAAGCTAATGTAA
- the atpD gene encoding F0F1 ATP synthase subunit beta: MATGKIIQVIGAVVDVEFPQDDVPKVYDALEVVNGKETLVLEVQQQLGGGVVRCIAMGTSDGLSRGLEVVNLEHPIEVPVGKATLGRIMNVLGQPIDMKGDIGEEERWSIHRAAPSYEELANSTELLETGIKVMDLICPFAKGGKVGLFGGAGVGKTVNMMELIRNIAIEHSGYSVFAGVGERTREGNDFYHEMTDSNVLDKVSLVYGQMNEPPGNRLRVALTGLTMAEKFRDEGRDVLLFVDNIYRYTLAGTEVSALLGRMPSAVGYQPTLAEEMGVLQERITSTQTGSITSVQAVYVPADDLTDPSPATTFAHLDATVVLSRQIASLGIYPAVDPLDSTSRQLDPLVVGQEHYDVARGVQSILQRYQELKDIIAILGMDELSEEDKLVVARARKIQRFLSQPFFVAEVFTGSPGKFVSLKDTIRGFSGILNGDYDHLPEQAFYMVGTIEEAVEKAKKL, encoded by the coding sequence ATGGCTACTGGAAAGATTATCCAGGTAATCGGCGCCGTTGTGGACGTCGAGTTCCCTCAAGATGACGTACCAAAAGTGTACGACGCTCTTGAGGTTGTTAACGGTAAAGAAACACTGGTGCTGGAAGTTCAGCAACAGTTAGGCGGTGGTGTTGTCCGTTGTATCGCAATGGGTACATCAGATGGCCTGAGCCGTGGTTTAGAAGTTGTAAACTTAGAGCACCCAATTGAAGTACCAGTAGGTAAAGCAACTTTAGGACGTATCATGAACGTTCTGGGTCAGCCTATTGATATGAAAGGTGATATCGGCGAAGAAGAGCGCTGGTCAATTCACCGTGCTGCACCTAGCTACGAAGAGTTAGCTAACTCAACAGAGCTGCTGGAAACCGGTATCAAAGTAATGGACTTAATCTGTCCATTCGCGAAAGGTGGTAAAGTTGGTCTGTTCGGTGGTGCGGGTGTTGGTAAAACAGTAAACATGATGGAACTTATCCGTAACATCGCGATTGAGCACTCAGGTTACTCAGTATTCGCTGGTGTTGGTGAGCGTACTCGTGAAGGGAACGACTTCTATCATGAAATGACTGACTCAAACGTTCTGGATAAAGTATCACTGGTTTATGGCCAGATGAATGAGCCACCAGGAAACCGTCTGCGCGTTGCGTTGACTGGTCTGACTATGGCTGAAAAATTCCGTGACGAAGGTCGTGACGTACTGCTGTTCGTTGACAACATCTATCGTTATACCCTGGCAGGTACTGAGGTATCAGCACTGTTAGGTCGTATGCCTTCAGCGGTAGGTTATCAGCCAACGCTGGCGGAAGAGATGGGTGTTCTGCAAGAACGTATTACCTCAACTCAAACGGGTTCTATCACTTCCGTTCAAGCGGTTTACGTTCCAGCGGATGACTTGACTGACCCATCACCAGCAACCACCTTTGCTCACTTAGACGCAACGGTAGTTCTGAGCCGTCAAATCGCATCTCTGGGTATTTACCCTGCGGTTGACCCTCTGGATTCTACTAGCCGTCAGCTTGACCCACTGGTTGTTGGTCAAGAGCACTATGATGTTGCTCGTGGCGTTCAGTCTATTCTGCAACGTTACCAAGAACTGAAAGATATCATCGCAATTCTGGGTATGGATGAACTGTCTGAAGAAGACAAACTGGTTGTTGCTCGTGCTCGTAAGATCCAGCGCTTCCTGTCTCAACCATTCTTCGTTGCTGAAGTATTTACCGGTTCACCAGGTAAGTTCGTTTCTCTGAAAGACACTATCCGTGGCTTCAGTGGGATCCTGAACGGTGATTACGACCACCTGCCAGAACAAGCGTTCTATATGGTTGGTACCATTGAAGAAGCTGTGGAAAAAGCTAAAAAGCTTTAA
- the atpG gene encoding F0F1 ATP synthase subunit gamma — protein sequence MAGAKEIRSKIASVQNTQKITKAMEMVAASKMRKTQERMAASRPYAETMRSVIGHLALGNLEYKHPYLEEREVKRVGYLVVSTDRGLCGGLNINLFKKLLAEMKSWSEKNVQVDLALIGSKAVSFFGSVGGNVVTQVTGMGDNPTLSDLIGPVNTMLQAYDEGRLDKLYVVTNKFINTMSQEPTILQLLPLPASNDETLKKKSWDYIYEPDPKALLDTLLRRYIESQVYQGVVENLASEQAARMVAMKAATDNGGNLIKELQLVYNKARQASITQELTEIVSGASAV from the coding sequence ATGGCCGGCGCAAAAGAGATACGTTCCAAGATCGCCAGCGTGCAAAACACGCAGAAGATCACTAAAGCGATGGAAATGGTCGCTGCGTCCAAAATGCGTAAAACGCAGGAACGCATGGCGGCCAGCCGTCCTTATGCAGAGACCATGCGCAGTGTAATTGGTCACTTAGCATTAGGTAATCTGGAATATAAACATCCATATCTCGAAGAGCGTGAAGTTAAGCGTGTCGGGTATCTGGTTGTTTCAACAGACCGTGGTCTGTGTGGTGGCTTGAACATTAACTTGTTCAAAAAACTGTTAGCAGAGATGAAGTCGTGGTCTGAGAAAAACGTTCAGGTTGATTTGGCTTTAATCGGTTCTAAAGCGGTATCATTCTTCGGTTCTGTGGGCGGCAATGTCGTGACACAAGTTACCGGAATGGGGGATAACCCAACGCTTTCGGATTTGATTGGTCCAGTTAACACTATGCTACAAGCCTATGATGAAGGGCGTTTGGATAAACTGTATGTGGTGACGAATAAGTTCATCAATACAATGTCTCAGGAGCCAACTATTCTTCAATTGTTACCATTGCCTGCAAGCAATGATGAAACACTGAAGAAGAAGTCTTGGGATTACATTTACGAACCCGATCCAAAGGCGTTGCTGGATACCCTGCTACGTCGTTATATCGAGTCGCAGGTTTATCAGGGCGTCGTTGAAAACCTGGCTAGTGAGCAGGCCGCACGAATGGTAGCGATGAAAGCCGCTACTGATAATGGTGGAAACCTGATCAAAGAGTTGCAGTTGGTTTACAACAAAGCTCGTCAGGCCAGCATTACTCAGGAGCTTACCGAAATCGTTTCGGGTGCTTCCGCGGTTTAA
- the atpA gene encoding F0F1 ATP synthase subunit alpha, with amino-acid sequence MQLNSTEISELIKQRIAQFDVVSEAHNEGTIVSVNDGIIRIHGLAEVMQGEMIALPGNRYAIALNLERDSVGAVVMGPYADLAEGMKVKCTGRILEVPVGRGLLGRVVNTLGQPIDGKGPVDNDGFSPVEVIAPGVIDRQSVDQPVQTGYKSVDAMIPIGRGQRELVIGDRQTGKTALAIDAIINQRDSGIKCVYVAIGQKASTVANVVRKLEEHGALENTIVVVATASESAALQYLSAYAGCAMGEYFRDRGEDALIVYDDLSKQAVAYRQISLLLRRPPGREAYPGDVFYLHSRLLERAARVNAEYVEAFTKGEVKGKTGSLTALPIIETQGGDVSAFVPTNVISITDGQIFLESNLFNSGIRPAVNPGISVSRVGGAAQTKIIKKLSGGIRTALAQYRELAAFAQFASDLDDATRKQLSHGQKVTELLKQKQYAPMSVAEQSLSLFAAERGFLDDVELAKIGAFEAALVSYALREHADLMNEIGPAGSYNDDIEGKLKKLLESFKATQSW; translated from the coding sequence ATGCAACTGAATTCCACCGAAATCAGCGAACTGATCAAACAGCGTATTGCTCAGTTCGATGTTGTGAGTGAAGCTCACAATGAAGGTACGATTGTATCCGTTAATGACGGTATTATTCGTATTCACGGTTTAGCCGAAGTCATGCAGGGTGAAATGATCGCGCTGCCTGGCAACCGTTACGCTATCGCACTGAACTTAGAGCGTGACTCTGTTGGTGCGGTCGTTATGGGTCCTTATGCCGACTTGGCAGAAGGCATGAAAGTTAAATGTACTGGTCGTATTCTTGAAGTTCCAGTAGGCCGTGGCCTGCTAGGACGTGTTGTGAATACACTGGGTCAACCAATTGATGGTAAAGGTCCTGTTGATAACGATGGCTTCTCTCCTGTAGAAGTTATTGCTCCAGGTGTTATCGACCGTCAATCCGTTGATCAACCTGTTCAAACTGGTTATAAATCAGTCGATGCCATGATCCCAATCGGTCGTGGTCAGCGTGAGCTTGTTATCGGTGACCGTCAAACAGGTAAAACTGCTTTGGCAATCGATGCAATCATCAACCAACGCGACTCTGGCATCAAATGTGTTTACGTCGCTATCGGTCAAAAAGCATCAACTGTTGCTAACGTTGTTCGTAAACTTGAAGAACATGGCGCTCTGGAAAACACCATTGTTGTTGTTGCAACTGCATCTGAGTCAGCTGCACTGCAATATCTGTCAGCCTACGCTGGCTGTGCAATGGGCGAATATTTCCGTGACCGCGGTGAAGATGCTCTGATTGTTTATGATGACCTGTCTAAACAGGCTGTTGCGTACCGTCAAATTTCACTGTTACTGCGTCGTCCACCAGGACGTGAAGCATACCCAGGTGATGTTTTCTATCTGCACTCACGTTTACTTGAGCGTGCTGCTCGTGTTAACGCTGAGTACGTTGAAGCATTCACTAAAGGTGAAGTTAAAGGAAAAACGGGTTCATTGACTGCATTGCCAATCATTGAAACTCAAGGCGGTGACGTTTCTGCATTCGTTCCGACTAACGTAATTTCGATTACAGATGGTCAGATCTTCCTGGAATCTAACCTGTTTAACTCTGGTATTCGTCCAGCGGTTAACCCAGGTATTTCAGTATCTCGTGTTGGTGGTGCTGCTCAGACTAAAATTATCAAGAAATTGTCTGGTGGTATCCGTACAGCACTTGCTCAATATCGTGAACTGGCAGCGTTTGCTCAGTTTGCTTCAGACCTTGATGATGCAACGCGTAAGCAGCTGAGCCACGGTCAGAAAGTAACTGAGTTGCTGAAACAGAAACAGTATGCACCTATGTCAGTAGCAGAGCAGTCACTGTCTCTGTTTGCGGCAGAACGTGGATTCTTGGATGATGTTGAGTTAGCTAAAATTGGTGCGTTTGAAGCTGCTTTAGTTTCTTATGCATTGCGCGAGCATGCTGACCTTATGAACGAAATTGGCCCGGCTGGTAGCTATAACGATGATATCGAAGGCAAGTTGAAAAAACTGCTCGAATCATTTAAAGCAACCCAGTCCTGGTAA